In Argonema galeatum A003/A1, the following proteins share a genomic window:
- the rbsK gene encoding ribokinase, whose protein sequence is MKKIIVFGSINMDLVARSPRLPVTGETILGHDFFTAPGGKGANQAVASARLGIPTQLVGRVGDDNFGRSALTNLQTFGVQIDRILIDETAHTGVAIIAVDDTGQNHIIVVPGANGCVNETDVENLINLLDNAAVLLLQFEIPLTAVLSAAKAAQSAGVRVILDPAPAQVDVPDELYRLVDIITPNQIEAGQLVGFPVNNFETAAKAASVLRQKGVGTAIVKLGAQGVCCATAESTFFVPAFQVQTVDTVAAGDAFNGGLAAAIAEGRSLREAVVWGAAAGAISTTKPGAMASMCDRETFDTFLIKEWGTGEF, encoded by the coding sequence GTGAAAAAGATTATCGTCTTCGGCAGTATTAATATGGATTTGGTGGCCCGATCGCCTCGTTTGCCCGTGACTGGCGAAACTATCCTGGGTCATGATTTTTTTACCGCACCAGGCGGGAAAGGCGCAAATCAGGCGGTAGCGTCTGCGCGTTTGGGTATTCCTACCCAGCTAGTAGGGCGCGTTGGAGATGATAACTTTGGGCGATCGGCCCTCACCAATCTTCAAACATTTGGGGTGCAGATAGACCGTATATTAATAGATGAAACGGCTCATACTGGCGTCGCAATTATTGCCGTAGACGACACCGGGCAAAATCACATCATCGTTGTTCCCGGCGCTAACGGATGCGTGAATGAGACAGATGTAGAAAATTTGATTAATCTTTTGGATAACGCTGCTGTACTGCTGCTTCAGTTCGAGATTCCTTTAACGGCGGTACTCTCAGCTGCCAAAGCCGCTCAAAGTGCCGGTGTCAGGGTAATTCTCGACCCAGCACCGGCTCAAGTAGATGTCCCGGATGAGCTTTATCGACTCGTTGATATTATCACGCCGAATCAAATTGAGGCTGGGCAATTGGTTGGTTTTCCGGTAAATAATTTTGAAACGGCTGCGAAAGCGGCGTCTGTGTTGCGCCAAAAGGGTGTGGGAACTGCGATCGTCAAATTGGGCGCACAAGGTGTCTGCTGTGCGACGGCAGAGTCAACATTTTTTGTGCCAGCTTTTCAAGTGCAGACGGTTGATACGGTAGCAGCTGGGGATGCCTTCAACGGTGGTTTGGCAGCTGCCATTGCTGAGGGGCGATCGTTGCGTGAGGCAGTGGTTTGGGGCGCTGCTGCTGGCGCTATTTCTACAACCAAACCTGGTGCTATGGCTTCGATGTGCGATCGCGAAACGTTCGACACATTTCTTA
- a CDS encoding J domain-containing protein, giving the protein MSNAAQYYKILELEPGATLEEIRQGYRDLATVWHPDRFQNHPRLQQKAHKKLQQLNEAHEKLRSFIPIAEALASPPQSESSQTQPSPSNGKDDYKQAPRSENYSKDSYDYMPWKNCRRKDVDAWLD; this is encoded by the coding sequence ATGAGTAATGCGGCGCAATACTATAAAATACTTGAGCTAGAGCCTGGAGCAACACTTGAGGAAATTCGTCAGGGATATAGAGATTTAGCGACCGTGTGGCATCCCGATCGTTTTCAGAATCATCCCAGATTGCAACAAAAGGCACATAAAAAGCTTCAGCAACTTAACGAAGCGCACGAGAAGTTGCGATCGTTTATACCAATTGCTGAGGCTCTAGCATCTCCACCGCAATCTGAGTCTAGCCAAACTCAACCATCCCCCTCAAACGGTAAAGATGACTACAAACAAGCACCAAGGTCAGAAAACTACAGTAAAGATAGTTATGATTATATGCCGTGGAAGAATTGCAGGCGCAAAGATGTGGATGCGTGGTTAGATTAA
- a CDS encoding DUF1823 family protein, with product MSNLPPLNTETMWAILNEEIDDDTVNQLVWRCLGYRYEEATGKWDTAGVADEWRDEYPEPPNFIESRPPTVKLTRSIPAENKQLLKEKLGFKGYKVGEFGPRQTRRATAANWLLGYL from the coding sequence ATGTCTAACCTACCGCCGCTGAATACCGAAACGATGTGGGCTATTCTCAATGAAGAAATTGATGATGACACGGTGAACCAACTGGTTTGGCGCTGCTTGGGTTATCGCTACGAGGAAGCAACGGGCAAGTGGGATACAGCTGGCGTTGCAGATGAATGGCGGGATGAGTATCCAGAACCGCCTAATTTTATCGAAAGTCGTCCGCCAACGGTGAAGCTGACTCGTTCTATTCCTGCTGAAAATAAACAATTGTTGAAGGAAAAATTGGGTTTTAAAGGTTATAAAGTGGGTGAATTTGGCCCAAGACAAACTCGGCGGGCAACGGCAGCCAATTGGCTGTTAGGTTATCTGTAA